The Paenibacillus sp. G2S3 region CGCAGAAGCTACGCCGAGTTGGTTGTACTTAAAGGCATTATTATAGAGGTAGTACATCAAGGTTACCGATGAGTTGTTCGGTCCGCCGCCGGTTAATAACTGGATGACTACAAATATTTTTAGAACAGCAATAATATTGATAATCGTAATATAGGTCGTTGTTGGTCCTACAGAAGGAATGAGGATCTTCGAAATTACTTGCCATCTGCTTGCACCGTCGATTTCTGCTGCTTCAAAAAGCTCTTTAGATACACCAATCATCGAAGCAATATACAGAATAATGGCTTGGCCCACGTTAGTCGCGAAGGTCACAAAGATCACCACTGGCAAAACTGTCTTTGGATTTCCTAGAAGATTGATCGTCCCAAGACCCATATCTTTATATATAAAAGAAATAAGTCCGTTAGCAGGATTCAGCAGGAAACTCCACACCATACTCATTACAACCATGGATACCATGACCGGGATATAATAGCTCCCTCTTATAAAGGAAACGTACTTAGCGTTCTTATCAAATACAGCCGAGGCTACAAATAATGCAAAGCCCACTGTAAGAAGGACGATAAAGACTACGAATATAATCGTATTGAAGATGGCCTTGAAGAATACCGGATCATTAAACAATGTGGTGTAATTAGCCAGACCCACAAACTTCTCACTATCATAATTAATTTGGTATAAACTCAGGCGCATCCCTTCTAAGATCGGATAGACAAGAAAGGCTAAGAATACTATCATCTGAGGTAAAATAAACAGATAACCTGTAATATTCTCTTTTAGGTAATTACTACGTAGTTTCATATCGTTTACCTTTCTAATTAACAGCCCTCGGAGCCTCTTCAGACTTAAGGGCTGTTAATCGTTTATTGTTTACCTGTTCTTAGATTATTGGAAAATAACAGAGTTAGCTTTATTCGTATCAATCACTTTATTACCATTGGTCTGATAATCTTGTACAAACTGTTCTGGTGTCTTAGCTCCCATGTAAAGCGCCTGTAGATCAGGGTACAAAACTTCTCTTAATTGGCTATATCCTGGCACGTTGCCCGTGAAGTTAAACAGATATTTTGAGTTGGCATCATAAGCAGCAAAGAGAGGATTCTCCGACTTCAGTTGTTCGGCCACGGAGCTTCTCACAGGAATACCGTTCTTAGAGGATTTCACTAATTCAGGATCACTTGAAAAGAACTTCACGAAATCTTTAGCGACTTCAGTCTTCTTCGCATCTTTAGACTTGAATACACTAGCACCTACTACATAAGTAAAGGATAGGGGATCTCCGCTTTCGGACG contains the following coding sequences:
- a CDS encoding sugar ABC transporter permease, yielding MIVFLAFLVYPILEGMRLSLYQINYDSEKFVGLANYTTLFNDPVFFKAIFNTIIFVVFIVLLTVGFALFVASAVFDKNAKYVSFIRGSYYIPVMVSMVVMSMVWSFLLNPANGLISFIYKDMGLGTINLLGNPKTVLPVVIFVTFATNVGQAIILYIASMIGVSKELFEAAEIDGASRWQVISKILIPSVGPTTTYITIINIIAVLKIFVVIQLLTGGGPNNSSVTLMYYLYNNAFKYNQLGVASAVGVIMFVITLLLSVPQLRSMIKVK